In one Lycium barbarum isolate Lr01 chromosome 7, ASM1917538v2, whole genome shotgun sequence genomic region, the following are encoded:
- the LOC132602072 gene encoding uncharacterized protein LOC132602072 isoform X1: MGATVYETSEYHKRMFPSTTSCTQQIDSLGNVLLYGAGSELIKNELGAYGEKILGSGSAYVQSNIGRYISNPQYYFQVNEEYVKNKLKVILFPFLHKGHWMRAADLAGGEFSFKPPMYDINAPDLYIPMMAFGTYLVLAGYFLGITTKFSPEALGVQFTTGLLIWLLQVLILEATLHSLGSGEVPLLDIVAYGGYIFVAASIILLSRIIWDYAFYLVTIFECFCMGVFLIKTMKRILLSEVRSFEKHSTKRNYLLLFMALSPIPLLFWLGNVGVGAK, from the exons ATGGGGGCAACAGTATATGAAACATCAGAATATCACAAGAGGATGTTCCCATCAACCACTTCATGTACTCAACAAATTGATTCACTGGGGAATGTGTTGTTATATGGTGCTGGATCTGAACTTATCAAAAATGAGCTTGGTGCTTATGGGGAGAAAATTTTAGGCTCAGGTTCTGCCTATGTTCAAAGCAAT ATTGGCAGATACATTTCCAATCCACAATACTATTTCCAAGTGAATGAAGAATACGTGAAGAATAAACTGAAGGTGATTTTATTTCCGTTTCTTCACAAG GGACATTGGATGAGAGCTGCTGATTTGGCTGGTGGAGAATTTTCATTCAAACCTCCAATGTATGATATTAATGCCCCTGATTTGTACATCCCCATGATGGCTTTTGGTACTTATTTGGTTCTTGCTGGTTACTTCTTGGGCATTACCACCAA GTTTAGTCCAGAAGCTTTAGGTGTGCAATTCACAACAGGACTACTTATTTGGCTCTTGCAAGTCCTCATACTTGAAGCCACATTACACTCTTTAGGAAGTGGAGAAGTGCCACTTCTTGATATTGTTGCTTATGGTGGCTACATCTTTGTGGCAGCATCAATTATTTTGCTATCTAGGATCATTTGGGATTATGCATTTTACTTAGTTACAATTTTTGAATGCTTTTGCATGGGGGTTTTCTTGATAAAGACCATGAAGAGGATCCTACTTAGTGAAGTGAGAAGCTTTGAGAAGCATTCAACCAAGAGAAATTACCTTTTACTCTTCATGGCTTTGTCCCCAATCCCCTTGCTTTTTTGGTTGGGAAATGTTGGTGTGGGAGCTAAGTGA
- the LOC132602072 gene encoding uncharacterized protein LOC132602072 isoform X2 translates to MGATVYETSEYHKRMFPSTTSCTQQIDSLGNVLLYGAGSELIKNELGAYGEKILGSGSAYVQSNIGRYISNPQYYFQVNEEYVKNKLKGHWMRAADLAGGEFSFKPPMYDINAPDLYIPMMAFGTYLVLAGYFLGITTKFSPEALGVQFTTGLLIWLLQVLILEATLHSLGSGEVPLLDIVAYGGYIFVAASIILLSRIIWDYAFYLVTIFECFCMGVFLIKTMKRILLSEVRSFEKHSTKRNYLLLFMALSPIPLLFWLGNVGVGAK, encoded by the exons ATGGGGGCAACAGTATATGAAACATCAGAATATCACAAGAGGATGTTCCCATCAACCACTTCATGTACTCAACAAATTGATTCACTGGGGAATGTGTTGTTATATGGTGCTGGATCTGAACTTATCAAAAATGAGCTTGGTGCTTATGGGGAGAAAATTTTAGGCTCAGGTTCTGCCTATGTTCAAAGCAAT ATTGGCAGATACATTTCCAATCCACAATACTATTTCCAAGTGAATGAAGAATACGTGAAGAATAAACTGAAG GGACATTGGATGAGAGCTGCTGATTTGGCTGGTGGAGAATTTTCATTCAAACCTCCAATGTATGATATTAATGCCCCTGATTTGTACATCCCCATGATGGCTTTTGGTACTTATTTGGTTCTTGCTGGTTACTTCTTGGGCATTACCACCAA GTTTAGTCCAGAAGCTTTAGGTGTGCAATTCACAACAGGACTACTTATTTGGCTCTTGCAAGTCCTCATACTTGAAGCCACATTACACTCTTTAGGAAGTGGAGAAGTGCCACTTCTTGATATTGTTGCTTATGGTGGCTACATCTTTGTGGCAGCATCAATTATTTTGCTATCTAGGATCATTTGGGATTATGCATTTTACTTAGTTACAATTTTTGAATGCTTTTGCATGGGGGTTTTCTTGATAAAGACCATGAAGAGGATCCTACTTAGTGAAGTGAGAAGCTTTGAGAAGCATTCAACCAAGAGAAATTACCTTTTACTCTTCATGGCTTTGTCCCCAATCCCCTTGCTTTTTTGGTTGGGAAATGTTGGTGTGGGAGCTAAGTGA